In the genome of Ensifer adhaerens, one region contains:
- a CDS encoding Predicted nicotinamide N-methyase, which translates to MKTDPRQFILENTGIMAPPHVPEVQLHLADEAHDLWLKTEEELEEIGLPPPFWAFAWAGGQGLARYVLDHPECVAGKRVVDFASGSGLVAIAAMKAGASSVLAADIDPWTGTAVGLNAGLNGVALDYTRDNLVGTELEADVLLAGDVFYDQGFAAALMPWFERLASMGIAVLVGDPGRAYLPKDRLEALAVYQVPVTRALEDSEVKKTTVWRFGS; encoded by the coding sequence TTGAAGACGGACCCTCGCCAGTTCATCCTCGAAAACACCGGCATCATGGCACCGCCGCATGTGCCGGAGGTGCAGCTTCATCTCGCAGATGAAGCGCATGACCTCTGGCTGAAGACGGAGGAGGAACTGGAAGAGATCGGCTTGCCGCCGCCATTCTGGGCGTTTGCCTGGGCGGGCGGGCAGGGGTTGGCGCGGTATGTTCTCGATCATCCGGAATGCGTGGCCGGGAAGCGGGTCGTGGACTTCGCGTCCGGTTCCGGGCTGGTGGCGATTGCCGCGATGAAGGCGGGCGCCAGTTCGGTCCTGGCCGCCGATATCGATCCGTGGACGGGGACGGCGGTCGGGCTCAATGCCGGGCTGAACGGAGTTGCTTTGGACTATACCCGCGACAATCTCGTCGGAACGGAACTCGAGGCAGACGTGCTGCTGGCCGGCGACGTATTCTACGATCAGGGCTTCGCAGCCGCGCTCATGCCGTGGTTCGAGCGGCTGGCATCAATGGGAATTGCGGTGCTCGTCGGTGATCCTGGTCGCGCCTATCTCCCGAAAGATCGGCTGGAGGCGCTCGCTGTTTATCAGGTGCCGGTGACCCGGGCGCTGGAGGACAGCGAGGTCAAGAAAACGACGGTGTGGCGGTTTGGGTCATGA
- a CDS encoding glycerol-3-phosphate dehydrogenase (NAD(P)+): MSALAKVAVIGAGAFGTALATVIAEAGRAEVTLIARNEPMAERLAATLTHDTALPGISLSPKIAFAADPDVLRDADVVLFAMPSQAHREAARHYGPSLAAGAIIVTCAKGIERETGELLTAVLEEELPEHPVAVLSGPGFAADIASGLPTAMTIAAADIETATLLAETLSGRTFRLYASDDRIGVQLGGALKNVLAIACGIVEGSALGDSARAALISRGLAEMSRLVAALGGSAETVSGLSGLGDLVLTATSHQSRNLRFGIALARGEAAQGGQLVEGAFAASVAARLAREHGIEMPITEAVAAIIDGKLDTRTAMEQLMTRPIRNE; this comes from the coding sequence ATGAGCGCGCTTGCGAAAGTCGCCGTGATCGGGGCAGGGGCGTTTGGCACGGCGCTGGCGACGGTGATTGCCGAGGCAGGCCGGGCGGAGGTGACGCTGATCGCCCGCAACGAGCCGATGGCGGAGCGGCTGGCTGCGACCTTGACGCATGATACGGCGCTGCCTGGAATTTCGCTCTCTCCGAAGATCGCCTTCGCGGCTGATCCCGATGTTCTTAGGGATGCGGATGTCGTCCTCTTCGCCATGCCGTCGCAGGCGCATCGCGAGGCGGCGCGGCACTATGGGCCGTCGCTCGCAGCGGGTGCAATCATCGTGACCTGTGCCAAGGGTATCGAGCGCGAGACGGGGGAATTGCTGACGGCGGTTCTGGAGGAGGAATTGCCGGAGCATCCGGTCGCGGTTCTCTCCGGCCCCGGCTTTGCCGCCGACATCGCCTCCGGTCTGCCGACGGCGATGACGATTGCGGCCGCGGATATCGAGACGGCGACTCTGCTTGCCGAAACGCTGTCCGGACGCACTTTCCGGCTTTACGCCTCCGATGACCGGATTGGCGTGCAATTGGGCGGGGCGCTCAAGAATGTGCTCGCCATCGCCTGCGGGATCGTCGAGGGCTCGGCGCTCGGAGATTCCGCGCGGGCAGCGCTGATCTCGCGGGGCCTTGCCGAGATGTCGCGACTGGTCGCAGCACTTGGCGGTTCGGCGGAGACCGTGAGCGGGCTGTCCGGCCTTGGTGATCTGGTCTTGACGGCGACGAGCCATCAATCACGCAACCTTCGCTTTGGTATTGCGCTGGCGCGTGGCGAAGCGGCCCAAGGCGGGCAGTTGGTGGAAGGCGCTTTTGCGGCGTCCGTTGCGGCGCGGTTGGCGCGCGAGCACGGGATCGAAATGCCGATTACGGAAGCCGTTGCCGCCATTATCGATGGAAAACTGGATACGCGGACAGCCATGGAACAGCTCATGACCCGCCCGATCCGCAACGAATAG
- a CDS encoding Predicted RNA-binding protein, contains PUA-like domain codes for MAFWLFKSEPFKFSWEMLKAKGAQGAEWDGVRNYLARNNMRAMQIGDKGFFYHSNEGLEVVGIAEVCALAHHDSTTDDPRWECVDIRAVMDMPKPVSLKDVKANPALEKMSLVTSMRLSVQPVTEDEWLEVCRMGGLDTPPR; via the coding sequence ATGGCGTTTTGGCTGTTCAAGTCGGAGCCCTTCAAGTTTTCCTGGGAAATGCTGAAGGCCAAGGGGGCCCAAGGCGCCGAGTGGGACGGTGTGCGCAACTATCTCGCCCGCAACAACATGCGGGCGATGCAGATCGGCGACAAGGGCTTCTTCTATCACTCCAACGAGGGTCTTGAGGTCGTCGGCATCGCGGAGGTCTGCGCGCTGGCGCATCACGATTCCACCACCGATGATCCGCGCTGGGAATGCGTCGATATCCGCGCGGTGATGGACATGCCGAAGCCGGTAAGCCTGAAGGACGTGAAGGCCAATCCGGCGCTCGAAAAGATGTCGCTCGTCACCTCCATGCGGCTTTCCGTCCAGCCGGTGACGGAAGACGAATGGCTGGAAGTCTGCCGCATGGGCGGGCTCGACACCCCGCCGCGTTAA